A single genomic interval of Pseudorasbora parva isolate DD20220531a chromosome 21, ASM2467924v1, whole genome shotgun sequence harbors:
- the atxn7l3b gene encoding ataxin-7-like protein 3 isoform X1: protein MKMEDVSLSSMDNSKMEGFAQEILSDLVEDACLGLCFEVHRAVKQGYFFLDDTDQESMKDFEIVDQPGVDIFGQVYNQWKNKECVCPNCSRSIAASRFAPHLEKCLGMGRNSSRIANRRIASGNNTNKSESDQEDNDDVNDNDWSYGAEKKAKKRKSDKVFLHSLKQHILLNPNSPRRSKSMKHKND from the exons ATGAAAATGGAGGACGTGTCTCTGTCCAGTATGGACAACAGTAAGATGGAG GGCTTTGCTCAAGAGATCCTGTCTGACCTAGTGGAAGATGCCTGTTTGGGTCTTTGTTTTGAAGTTCACAGGGCTGTCAAACAGGGATACTTTTTCCTGGATGATACAGACCAGGAGAGTATGAAAGACTTTG AAATCGTGGACCAGCCTGGAGTTGACATTTTCGGGCAAGTGTACAACCAGTGGAAAAacaaagagtgtgtgtgtcccaACTGCAGCAGGAGCATCGCCGCCTCCCGCTTTGCTCCTCACCTGGAGAAATGCCTCGGCATGGGCCGCAACAGCAGTCGCATTGCCAACCGCAG AATTGCAAGCGGCAACAATACGAACAAATCAGAGAGCGATCAAGAAGACAATGATGATGTCAACGACAATGACTGGTCTTATGGGGCAGAAAAGAAAG CCAAGAAGAGAAAGTCAGATAAGGTATTTTTACATTCTTTGAAACAACATATACTCTTG AATCCAAATTCACCAAGGAGATCCAAATCCATGAAACATAAAAATG ACTGA
- the atxn7l3b gene encoding ataxin-7-like protein 3 isoform X2 — protein sequence MKMEDVSLSSMDNSKMEGFAQEILSDLVEDACLGLCFEVHRAVKQGYFFLDDTDQESMKDFEIVDQPGVDIFGQVYNQWKNKECVCPNCSRSIAASRFAPHLEKCLGMGRNSSRIANRRIASGNNTNKSESDQEDNDDVNDNDWSYGAEKKAKKRKSDKNPNSPRRSKSMKHKND from the exons ATGAAAATGGAGGACGTGTCTCTGTCCAGTATGGACAACAGTAAGATGGAG GGCTTTGCTCAAGAGATCCTGTCTGACCTAGTGGAAGATGCCTGTTTGGGTCTTTGTTTTGAAGTTCACAGGGCTGTCAAACAGGGATACTTTTTCCTGGATGATACAGACCAGGAGAGTATGAAAGACTTTG AAATCGTGGACCAGCCTGGAGTTGACATTTTCGGGCAAGTGTACAACCAGTGGAAAAacaaagagtgtgtgtgtcccaACTGCAGCAGGAGCATCGCCGCCTCCCGCTTTGCTCCTCACCTGGAGAAATGCCTCGGCATGGGCCGCAACAGCAGTCGCATTGCCAACCGCAG AATTGCAAGCGGCAACAATACGAACAAATCAGAGAGCGATCAAGAAGACAATGATGATGTCAACGACAATGACTGGTCTTATGGGGCAGAAAAGAAAG CCAAGAAGAGAAAGTCAGATAAG AATCCAAATTCACCAAGGAGATCCAAATCCATGAAACATAAAAATG ACTGA